One genomic region from Mauremys reevesii isolate NIE-2019 linkage group 7, ASM1616193v1, whole genome shotgun sequence encodes:
- the ATP5MK gene encoding ATP synthase membrane subunit DAPIT, mitochondrial — translation MAGHDSGTQHKFTGIQKYFNSYTITGRRNCVVATYASIAMVILYFKLKPKKQTAAVTEK, via the exons ATGGCAGGACATGACTCTGGAACACAGCACAAGTTCACTGGTATTCAGAAATACTTCAATTCCTACACCATAACAGGCAGAAGGAAT tGTGTAGTAGCTACATATGCAAGCATTGCCATGGTCATCTTATATTTCAAACTAAAGCCTAAAAAACAAACTGCAGCGGTGACAGAAAAATAG